The DNA region GTGGGAGTAGAGCAACGTTTAAACAGTATTGCTGAAGCTGTTAACAATCCACCAAGTAATGACGAATTTATCGAGTTTTTACATTCTCAAGCTGAGGTGTTTCTCGGTTTAGCAGAATCTCTAAATTTACCTGGATTGGGAGAAATTTCTCAAACAATTCTGTCAGCGCTGCAAGCAAACCCCACTCAGGTGCAGCAAATTGCAGAAATTGCCCTTGTAGATTTGCAACAAGCACAAAAATTGGTATTAGAAGGCGATCGCACTTCTGGCGGAAAAACTTCTCCAGCTTTGCAAAAACTCACGACAATGACAAATAATGAGTTATCTGAAGAATTACAAAACAATTCAGAAGAACAATTTTACCAATTTATCACTACATCTGATAATAATAAAAATCAATCAGTAAAGCCAACAACTGCCAAGTTTTATTTAAAAGTTATTCGTTACATTTTTGGCTGGTTTAATCACGAAATCAAAGTACCAGAGGCAGAGCTTAATTTTGATTTAATGGTTCCCAGATTAGAAAAAGAAAATTTACTTGGTTATATCGATAATTGGCTAAAAAACTTTCTTAATTTTGTTCAAGACGCAGAAGATAGTCAAAGCCTTTCTCTTTATCGACATGGGATAATTTTAATCATTTTATTTGCCGTCATAAAGTTTCAGTACTCTGTAGAAAAATCTGATAGTTACATCTCAGTTATTAAAATATTACAAACCCAAATTCATAAATTAGCACAAGAATATAAAAACTATCCTCCTGTTACTAATAAAGAGAAAAACTGGCTTGATAATCCCAAGTTACAAACGCTCTTAGTTCTTAAAGAAATACCTAATAGTTCTTCTCAAACAACTGAGAACTTACTAGAAGCAATATGGGGAGAAGAAGCTAGCGAAAACTTTACAGAGCAAGTAGTGACAACCACAAATGATGATTCTTCAGTAAAGCTTGATTCCTTAACTGTCAATGAGCAGGAAATTGTAAATGTTCCTGAAACAGCTATTGAAGTCATGCCTGATTTAGCTACACAAATCAACAAAGAAATAGAAGATAAATCAGAGTATGTTCAAACTAAAAACCTTCGCCAACCTTCTTTTATTCGAGTAGATACAGAGAGACTGCAACATCTTAATTATCTAGCTGGAGAATCGTTGATTTACCAAAAACGGCATAGTTTACAAAATGAACAAGTCAAAGAAATAATTGGCCAATTAATCCAGCAACTAACTAGACACCAAACAACTTTAAATGAATTACGTGATTTACCATTACAAATACAAAATATTGCCTCACAACAAACGCAAAATTTTGCAGTGGATTTTGACTCTTTAGAAATGGATGTATATACAGATTTTCAGATGACATTGCACGAGGCAATAGAAGAGATACTGCAACTACAAGAAACTACAGAGTCTCTTGACTTGCTTGTGACGCAAGCTGCCCAAATTGGTGACAAACAAGAAAATTTAACTCTTAATATTATAGATAGCTTAGTAGAAGCACGAATGTCGCCTTTGGGTAATATCTTGAATCGCTTCCCCCACATGGTAGATAAGTTGGGGAATGTTCATGCCAAACTTGTAGAATTGAAACTTAGTGGTACTGAAGTACTAGTTGATAAAGCGATCGCAGAAAAGCTGTACGATCCCTTGTTACATTTAGTACGTAATGCTTTTGACCACGGTATTGAAGCTCCGCAACTTCGCCGAGAGCTTGGTAAACCAGAACAAGGGTTAATCGAAATCCGCGCCTATCATCAAGGTAGCCAAACTGTTATCGAGGTTAGGGATGATGGACAGGGATTGAATTTAGACAGAATTCGCAGAAAAGCTGCTGAATTTTATCCCATACAAAGTGAAGAAAAAATTATCAGCTATGCTTCTAATCTGGCTGAATCTGAATTGTTAGATATGATATTTTCACCTGGATTTTCTACTGCTGCTAAAGTAAGTGAAATTTCTGGGCGTGGTATGGGGTTAGATATCGTGCGGACTCAGATGAACGCACTGAATGGTTCAATTTCGGTTCAATCCTTACCCAAGCAAGGAACAATATTTATACTCAAAATTCCTTTTTCTATGACTACCGAAAAATTAATGCTAGTTCAAGCCAAAGGTGTTGTTTATGCCCTTATTTTGGACAGCATCGAAAAAATATTGATTCCCTCTGAGCAGCAGATTAAAGAAATTGAAGGTAAAAAAGTATTACATTGGAATACAGACGATGATGAAACTATAGTCTGCCTCCGTCAACTGTCAAAGTTGATTAGTTATAATGATTCATGCTTGAACAATGATACTTTATACAACACATCAAGTAATCACGACCCAAGCATAGCGAAAAATCCGGTGCTTTTGCTGCGACGAAATCAAGGAAGATTTGCTTTAGAAGTTGACCAAATAATTGGTGAACAAGAACTGGTAATCAGACCTCTAGGAAATGCGATCGCACCGCCAAAATACATTTATGGTTGTAGTAGTTTAGCTAATGGTAATCTCATCTTAGTGATTGATGCTTCATTACTGATATCTAGCGAACTTCAACAAACAACACTTGATATTATGGCGCTACCAGTACCTTCTTTATCAAATAAGAAAGCCTTAGCGATATCAGGAGATACTTTTTCATCTACACCATTACTTGCTGCATCTACTTTCACAACAACCATAGAAACCCAATCTAGTTATTCTCAAGAACCAGAGAATAAATTACCGATAGAAACCCAACCCAGTTACTCTCAAGAAACAGAGAATAAATTACCAAAAGTTGTTTTAGTAGTAGATGACGCAATTAGTTTGCGCCAAACTATCTCTCTCACACTGCAAAAATCTGGTTATCAAGTAATACAAGCTCAAAATGGTGTAGAAGCTCTAGAAAAGTTACAGTTACATCCAGAAATACAAGTTGTTATCTCCGATTTAGAGATGCCACGAATGAATGGTTTTGAGTTGTTGGGCAATTTCCGTCAATACCCCAATTTAGCAAAAATACCTGTAGTGATTCTCACTTCTCGCAGCGCTGAAAAACATCGCCAGCTTGCTCAAGAATTGGGTGCAAAGGCTTACATAACTAAGCCTTATTTAGAACATGAGTTCCTTTCTACAATTAAGGAGTTAACTAACAGTAATACAGATAATTTAAACCATTTAGTCATTAGTCATTAGTCATTGGTCATTTGGTTAATAAGTAATGACTCTCCCATTGCGGTTAGATATTTTGAGAAATGCGATCGCCTTAATTACTAGGTATAGGACTCATATTTGATTTTTGAACAAAACTCAGTACACCTTTATTCCTTCTTCCCAGTCCCCAGTCCCCAGTTCCCAATCCCTTACCTTTAGGACTGATTCAGAAATCAAATCGGATTGCTATAGATTATTTGGATCTACACCTAGAGAACGTAAGTACTGCGCTAATTGTTCGGCCCTTTGTCGCTGCTGTTCTACCTGTTCTGCATCTGTCAAATAGCGATTTCCTCGCTCATCATACCAACATAAAAACTCCTGTTGTATCCCGGCAATTACAGCTTGGTGTCGCCCAATACCTAACCCCACCTCTGGCATCAAATAGGGTTCACCTATTTGTAGTTGGTAGTTTCCATCTATCAATTTATACAATTCAAAGGGTTGATGTTGGTCGCGTCGCCAAAACTCAGGGTTATAAATTACGTAGTACAATACACCAAGTTTTCTGTATATATCTAGCTTCTCGTCGTATTCACCTCCGGGAGTGTGGGATACCATTTCTAA from Nostoc commune NIES-4072 includes:
- a CDS encoding hybrid sensor histidine kinase/response regulator, translated to MITDNEIREQGYIYFLAEAPELVQIIEQELFSLSEDYSTAKVHNLMRATHTLKGGAANVGLEVIKMIAHFLEDVFKALYNPKVIVDAELQTLLLQAYECLSIALNTELIGSTVNNEELLHRATSVFAQLQDKLGDAFGAETHIPTSEELGFDIVQSVFEVGVEQRLNSIAEAVNNPPSNDEFIEFLHSQAEVFLGLAESLNLPGLGEISQTILSALQANPTQVQQIAEIALVDLQQAQKLVLEGDRTSGGKTSPALQKLTTMTNNELSEELQNNSEEQFYQFITTSDNNKNQSVKPTTAKFYLKVIRYIFGWFNHEIKVPEAELNFDLMVPRLEKENLLGYIDNWLKNFLNFVQDAEDSQSLSLYRHGIILIILFAVIKFQYSVEKSDSYISVIKILQTQIHKLAQEYKNYPPVTNKEKNWLDNPKLQTLLVLKEIPNSSSQTTENLLEAIWGEEASENFTEQVVTTTNDDSSVKLDSLTVNEQEIVNVPETAIEVMPDLATQINKEIEDKSEYVQTKNLRQPSFIRVDTERLQHLNYLAGESLIYQKRHSLQNEQVKEIIGQLIQQLTRHQTTLNELRDLPLQIQNIASQQTQNFAVDFDSLEMDVYTDFQMTLHEAIEEILQLQETTESLDLLVTQAAQIGDKQENLTLNIIDSLVEARMSPLGNILNRFPHMVDKLGNVHAKLVELKLSGTEVLVDKAIAEKLYDPLLHLVRNAFDHGIEAPQLRRELGKPEQGLIEIRAYHQGSQTVIEVRDDGQGLNLDRIRRKAAEFYPIQSEEKIISYASNLAESELLDMIFSPGFSTAAKVSEISGRGMGLDIVRTQMNALNGSISVQSLPKQGTIFILKIPFSMTTEKLMLVQAKGVVYALILDSIEKILIPSEQQIKEIEGKKVLHWNTDDDETIVCLRQLSKLISYNDSCLNNDTLYNTSSNHDPSIAKNPVLLLRRNQGRFALEVDQIIGEQELVIRPLGNAIAPPKYIYGCSSLANGNLILVIDASLLISSELQQTTLDIMALPVPSLSNKKALAISGDTFSSTPLLAASTFTTTIETQSSYSQEPENKLPIETQPSYSQETENKLPKVVLVVDDAISLRQTISLTLQKSGYQVIQAQNGVEALEKLQLHPEIQVVISDLEMPRMNGFELLGNFRQYPNLAKIPVVILTSRSAEKHRQLAQELGAKAYITKPYLEHEFLSTIKELTNSNTDNLNHLVISH
- a CDS encoding Uma2 family endonuclease, producing the protein MLSPDLKNALPTTDELPCSDDTPVDNEDQNFLPNILLFLLNSIWANRMDWYFGVDMGVYHTTGINPRVPVVPDAFLSVGVERKKGGKSRKSYAVWEENGVVPIFTLEMVSHTPGGEYDEKLDIYRKLGVLYYVIYNPEFWRRDQHQPFELYKLIDGNYQLQIGEPYLMPEVGLGIGRHQAVIAGIQQEFLCWYDERGNRYLTDAEQVEQQRQRAEQLAQYLRSLGVDPNNL